A region from the Chloroflexota bacterium genome encodes:
- the mscL gene encoding large conductance mechanosensitive channel protein MscL, translating into MRGFREFLLKTNAMALAIGVIIGVALGNVVNSLVNDLIMPPIGLALGGIDFGQLKIVLKAATGGNPTTEVALRWGNFVNVVITFVVIAFVVYMIAKAFVHEEATAPVKGCPACKEANALDATRCRACTSAIWPVLIGPRPLSGWPGWAAPPRALRQLKNAVIAAVSSENAQRSLILPSLM; encoded by the coding sequence ATGAGGGGATTCCGCGAGTTCCTGCTGAAGACCAACGCGATGGCGTTGGCCATCGGCGTGATCATCGGCGTGGCGCTCGGCAACGTCGTCAACTCCCTGGTCAACGACCTGATCATGCCGCCGATCGGCCTGGCGCTCGGTGGGATCGACTTCGGACAGCTCAAGATCGTGTTGAAGGCCGCGACCGGCGGGAACCCGACGACGGAGGTTGCCCTGCGCTGGGGCAACTTCGTCAACGTCGTGATCACGTTCGTCGTGATCGCGTTCGTCGTGTACATGATCGCCAAGGCCTTCGTCCACGAGGAGGCGACGGCGCCGGTCAAGGGGTGCCCGGCCTGCAAGGAAGCGAATGCGCTCGACGCCACCCGCTGCAGGGCCTGCACCAGCGCGATCTGGCCGGTACTGATCGGCCCGCGACCTCTGAGCGGCTGGCCCGGTTGGGCCGCTCCGCCGAGGGCCCTTCGTCAGCTGAAGAACGCCGTGATCGCCGCCGTGTCGTCGGAGAACGCCCAGCGCTCGCTGATCTTGCCCTCCCTCATGTGA
- a CDS encoding alpha-glucosidase yields MPRAPRRAPTARTAAATTLPPPVEGAAFGDDWWRRGVVYQVYPRSFADSNDDGIGDLPGLIEKLDYLNDGTDRSLGVDAIWLSPIHPSPGFDVGYDVADYDAIDPIFGTLEDLDRLVAEAHRRGIRIVLDLVVNHTSSIHRWFEESRRDPSGPFGDWYLWRDGRRDRSGRLRPPNNWVSFFGGSAWTWDEMRGQFYLHTFLPQQPDVNWRNRELRAAMLTMVRGWLDRGVDGFRLDVFNAFFKHADLPSNPRRIMGRRPYDRQIHLYDKDRPELVDLLVEFRALVDSYPQRMTVGELFSADPALASRLSAPRHLIFDFDLLRQRWNAQGFAEASEKHEQRFGPQGWPTIVLSNHDQPRQASRLAPGADPATSDAIARAAATISLTLRGTPFLYYGEEIGARDVPIPWPEIIDPPAKRGGRLGRILAPWWNRDQARSPMPWGEGPNGGFSSARSWLRMAPDVESRNVAVQDRDPWSVLATYRRLVWLRRHHPALQSGTYRRLASGSLDLFAYERAAADETIIVAVNFGPAARSFRVRTGRRWTVIFDTQAPTTSELANGDQLQLRPREAIILLAGSVGDTQRPAT; encoded by the coding sequence ATGCCCAGGGCGCCGCGCCGCGCACCGACTGCCAGGACAGCCGCGGCGACCACCCTCCCTCCGCCCGTCGAGGGCGCCGCCTTCGGCGACGACTGGTGGAGGCGGGGAGTGGTCTACCAGGTCTACCCGCGCTCGTTCGCCGACTCCAACGACGACGGCATCGGCGATCTGCCCGGGCTGATCGAGAAGCTCGACTACCTCAACGACGGCACCGATCGGTCGCTCGGCGTCGATGCGATCTGGCTCTCGCCGATCCATCCGTCGCCGGGATTCGACGTTGGGTACGACGTCGCCGATTACGATGCGATCGACCCGATCTTCGGCACGCTCGAGGACCTCGACCGCCTCGTCGCAGAGGCGCATCGGCGCGGCATCCGGATCGTCCTCGACCTGGTGGTGAACCACACGAGCTCGATCCATCGCTGGTTCGAGGAATCGCGCCGGGATCCGTCCGGCCCGTTCGGCGACTGGTACCTCTGGCGCGATGGGCGCCGCGATCGATCCGGCCGGCTCCGCCCGCCCAACAACTGGGTCTCGTTCTTCGGAGGCTCGGCCTGGACCTGGGACGAGATGCGCGGCCAGTTCTATCTGCACACGTTCCTGCCGCAGCAACCGGACGTGAACTGGCGCAACCGGGAACTCCGAGCAGCGATGCTGACGATGGTTCGGGGTTGGCTCGATCGAGGCGTCGATGGATTCCGTCTCGACGTCTTCAACGCCTTCTTCAAGCACGCAGATCTGCCATCGAACCCACGCCGGATCATGGGCCGGCGACCGTACGATCGGCAGATCCATCTCTACGACAAGGACCGTCCTGAGCTGGTCGACCTCCTCGTCGAGTTCCGTGCCCTCGTGGATTCCTATCCGCAGCGGATGACCGTGGGCGAGCTCTTCTCTGCGGATCCCGCGCTGGCCTCCAGGCTGAGCGCCCCGCGACATCTCATCTTCGATTTCGACCTGCTCCGGCAACGCTGGAACGCCCAGGGATTCGCCGAGGCCAGCGAGAAGCACGAGCAGCGCTTCGGGCCGCAAGGCTGGCCGACGATCGTGCTCTCGAACCACGACCAGCCGCGGCAGGCCTCGCGCCTGGCCCCGGGAGCCGATCCGGCCACAAGTGACGCGATCGCGCGGGCGGCCGCGACGATCAGCCTGACCCTCCGTGGCACGCCATTCCTCTACTACGGTGAGGAGATCGGGGCGCGCGACGTGCCGATCCCCTGGCCGGAGATCATCGACCCGCCGGCCAAACGCGGCGGTCGGCTCGGCCGGATCCTCGCGCCCTGGTGGAATCGCGACCAGGCACGATCGCCGATGCCCTGGGGCGAGGGCCCGAACGGCGGTTTCTCCTCCGCCCGGTCATGGTTGCGCATGGCCCCGGATGTCGAGTCCCGGAACGTCGCCGTCCAGGATCGCGACCCATGGTCCGTGCTGGCCACCTATCGCCGGCTGGTCTGGCTCCGTCGGCACCACCCGGCGCTCCAGTCCGGGACCTACCGACGGTTGGCCTCGGGATCGCTTGACCTGTTCGCCTACGAGCGCGCGGCGGCCGACGAGACGATCATCGTCGCGGTCAACTTCGGTCCGGCGGCGAGGAGCTTCCGGGTGCGGACGGGGCGCCGTTGGACCGTGATCTTCGATACCCAGGCGCCGACGACCAGCGAGCTCGCGAATGGCGACCAGCTGCAGCTGCGCCCACGCGAGGCGATCATCCTCCTGGCCGGCTCCGTCGGCGACACGCAGCGTCCGGCGACTTGA
- a CDS encoding nuclear transport factor 2 family protein, with product MTEHANAELARTMTEALGRGDMRALDGLIADDVVWHEIGRSEPLRGKAALRAQGPGGAADYTITGKLHDVIANDDHTIALVEATATRGGRTFTYRTAEIYHMREGKISERWAFSDDTAAITAFFS from the coding sequence ATGACAGAGCACGCGAATGCCGAGCTGGCCCGCACGATGACCGAGGCGCTGGGTCGCGGCGACATGCGGGCGCTCGATGGGTTGATCGCCGACGATGTCGTGTGGCACGAGATCGGCCGCTCCGAGCCGCTCCGCGGCAAGGCCGCCCTGCGGGCCCAGGGACCGGGCGGGGCAGCCGACTACACGATCACCGGCAAGCTCCACGACGTGATCGCCAACGACGACCACACGATCGCGCTCGTCGAGGCGACCGCCACCCGCGGCGGCAGGACTTTCACCTACCGAACGGCCGAGATCTATCACATGAGGGAGGGCAAGATCAGCGAGCGCTGGGCGTTCTCCGACGACACGGCGGCGATCACGGCGTTCTTCAGCTGA
- a CDS encoding EAL domain-containing protein, whose protein sequence is MPDASAGAVRARLATGVSFGGARPGVRDLAGLSAAASILVGGIVLLGWWLGIDGLKSLVPGALTMKVNTALVFVLLGVGMFARTRPIGMWRRHLAVAPLIAAMLLSAAVGSQYLVGRDSGIDQWLFRELPGQIGTLHPNRMSPMTVVCFLLIGTGVLLASRNRTSAAVPALLLGALIVALLNILDFIFEGATPSLLAGYTQMALNTAVMMVVLSIGAMALLPDGGPLEVFAGQSSSAGLARRLVIASLVAPVALSWLRLQGEEWGLYGARYGASLTVLGTFVFLTAVIWQSARSARRTEIARSAALEERDRFFDVSSDMLATASADGYFIRLNPAWQATLGYDLAELRSRPFIEFVHPDDRAATNIEAARQVDEGKTVLNFENRYRHRDGSYRWLEWTSTPSADGSRLYAVARDVTGRKEEEERRLAPILAVREQRAEARRKIEATIAQRAFRPVFQPVVDLSSGSVVGFEALTRFDDGCRPDVVFARALECGLGIELERVTLEAAVREARLLPRNAWLSLNVSPTLLSDVEALRPLLGEPSRAVVLEITEHESIGAYAPLREALTRLGSHVRLAVDDAGAGIANFSHLVELRPDFVKIDAGLVRGVDTDVSRSALVVGLVHFAEAAGCLIIAEGIETEGERATVAELGVRLGQGYLLARPAAAERWRATRDPGERRASASNSRRRLRIATVPR, encoded by the coding sequence GTGCCAGATGCCTCGGCTGGGGCGGTTCGCGCGCGTCTCGCGACCGGGGTCTCGTTCGGCGGGGCTCGACCCGGTGTCAGGGATCTGGCCGGGCTCAGCGCTGCCGCGTCGATCCTCGTTGGGGGCATCGTGCTCCTCGGCTGGTGGCTGGGGATCGACGGCCTCAAGTCGTTGGTGCCGGGGGCGTTGACCATGAAGGTCAACACGGCCCTGGTCTTCGTGCTGCTCGGCGTCGGGATGTTCGCTCGAACGAGACCGATCGGCATGTGGCGGCGCCACCTGGCGGTCGCGCCGTTGATCGCCGCGATGCTTCTCAGCGCCGCGGTCGGCAGCCAGTATCTGGTCGGCCGGGACTCGGGCATCGATCAGTGGCTGTTCCGGGAGCTGCCGGGGCAGATCGGGACCCTCCACCCGAACCGGATGTCGCCGATGACGGTCGTCTGCTTCCTGTTGATCGGGACCGGGGTGCTCCTCGCCAGCAGGAATCGCACCAGCGCGGCCGTGCCGGCGCTGCTGCTCGGTGCGCTCATCGTCGCGCTGTTGAACATCCTCGATTTCATCTTCGAGGGGGCGACCCCATCGCTGCTCGCCGGCTATACCCAGATGGCACTCAACACGGCGGTCATGATGGTCGTGCTGAGCATCGGCGCCATGGCTCTCCTGCCCGATGGCGGGCCACTCGAGGTCTTCGCGGGTCAGTCTTCCTCAGCCGGACTCGCCCGCCGCCTTGTCATCGCGTCGCTTGTCGCTCCGGTCGCCCTGTCTTGGCTTCGACTTCAGGGCGAAGAATGGGGCCTATACGGAGCCCGGTACGGGGCCTCCCTCACGGTGCTCGGGACGTTCGTCTTCCTCACTGCGGTCATCTGGCAGAGCGCGCGGTCGGCGCGACGGACCGAGATCGCCCGGTCGGCCGCCCTCGAGGAACGCGACCGGTTCTTCGACGTCTCCTCCGACATGCTCGCCACGGCGAGCGCCGACGGGTACTTCATCCGCCTCAATCCCGCATGGCAGGCTACGCTCGGATACGACCTTGCTGAGCTCCGTTCGCGGCCCTTTATCGAGTTCGTCCACCCCGACGATCGGGCGGCGACCAACATCGAGGCTGCTCGGCAGGTGGACGAGGGCAAGACGGTCCTCAACTTCGAGAACCGCTACCGCCACCGGGACGGCTCCTACCGGTGGTTGGAATGGACGTCGACGCCCTCGGCCGACGGATCCCGTCTCTATGCCGTGGCGCGGGATGTGACCGGCCGCAAGGAAGAGGAAGAGCGCCGCCTGGCGCCCATCCTCGCCGTCCGCGAACAGCGAGCGGAGGCGCGACGGAAGATCGAGGCGACGATCGCGCAGCGGGCGTTCCGACCGGTCTTCCAGCCGGTCGTCGATCTGTCGAGCGGCTCGGTCGTCGGGTTCGAGGCACTCACCCGGTTCGATGATGGTTGCCGACCCGACGTGGTATTCGCAAGAGCGCTCGAATGCGGTCTGGGAATCGAGCTCGAACGCGTGACCCTCGAGGCTGCAGTTCGCGAGGCTCGTCTGCTGCCGCGCAACGCGTGGCTCAGCCTCAACGTCTCGCCGACGCTGCTCTCCGATGTCGAGGCCCTTCGACCGCTGCTTGGCGAACCGTCCCGAGCGGTCGTGCTCGAGATCACCGAGCACGAGTCGATCGGCGCCTACGCGCCGTTGCGTGAGGCGTTGACGCGCCTCGGTTCCCACGTTCGCCTGGCGGTCGACGATGCCGGCGCGGGGATCGCGAACTTCAGTCATCTGGTCGAGCTTCGGCCCGACTTCGTCAAGATCGATGCAGGGCTGGTTCGCGGCGTCGACACGGATGTCAGCCGCTCGGCCCTCGTCGTCGGGCTCGTGCATTTCGCCGAGGCTGCCGGCTGCCTCATCATCGCCGAGGGTATCGAGACAGAGGGGGAGCGGGCGACGGTCGCCGAGCTCGGGGTGAGGCTCGGTCAGGGATACCTGCTGGCCAGGCCCGCCGCAGCGGAGAGGTGGAGAGCCACGAGGGACCCTGGCGAGCGCAGGGCCTCCGCGTCGAACAGCCGTCGACGCCTTCGGATCGCCACGGTCCCGCGATAA
- a CDS encoding Gfo/Idh/MocA family oxidoreductase: MPDRVRVGVLGLGAVAQAVHLPLLDGLGDRFGITAVADLSPRLVEAIGERYRVPAANRFGSLAELLDAGGFDALLILTSGSHGDAILAGLDRGVAVFAEKPMAWTLAEADTIATRLAADSSRRLQVGYMKLYDPAVVEGLAVASDTGRVGSVRSIEVCVLHPTGERQLAHAHLLPHAGDIPADAIAKLRDEQDRLRSVALGPAAAELGRLYSDVLLGSIVHELALIRAFAGDPIGIDAVDVWPANRWPPSVSITGRLRGDARFAIRWHFLPDYPVYREEVRVVSERATIELEFPAPYLLHAPTDLRIAELAGGSRRDTRERSVAEAFEEELLAFHALIVDGRAPKASAVEGRADIVTSQRIVARHAAQTGLPIQTEASPLD; the protein is encoded by the coding sequence GTGCCTGATCGCGTTCGAGTCGGCGTCCTGGGCCTCGGCGCGGTCGCCCAGGCCGTTCACCTGCCGCTGCTCGACGGCCTCGGTGACCGGTTCGGGATCACGGCCGTGGCGGACCTGTCGCCCAGGTTGGTCGAGGCGATCGGCGAGCGGTACCGGGTGCCCGCGGCCAACAGATTCGGCTCGCTGGCGGAGCTGCTCGACGCCGGTGGATTCGATGCCCTCCTCATTCTCACCTCGGGCTCCCACGGCGATGCCATCCTCGCCGGACTCGATCGGGGCGTGGCCGTCTTCGCCGAGAAGCCCATGGCGTGGACGCTTGCCGAGGCGGACACGATCGCCACCCGACTGGCCGCGGACTCGAGTCGCAGGCTCCAGGTCGGCTACATGAAGCTCTATGACCCGGCGGTCGTGGAGGGTCTCGCGGTCGCGAGCGACACCGGCCGCGTCGGGTCGGTCCGCTCGATCGAGGTCTGCGTCCTCCACCCGACCGGGGAGCGGCAGCTCGCCCATGCCCATCTCCTGCCACACGCGGGCGACATCCCCGCGGATGCCATCGCGAAGCTGCGCGATGAGCAGGATCGGCTGCGGTCGGTCGCCCTCGGACCTGCGGCCGCGGAACTCGGCCGGCTCTACTCGGACGTCCTGCTCGGGAGCATCGTTCACGAGTTGGCGCTGATCCGTGCCTTCGCCGGCGATCCGATCGGGATCGATGCCGTCGACGTGTGGCCGGCGAACCGCTGGCCGCCATCAGTCTCGATCACGGGACGCCTCCGCGGCGACGCGCGATTCGCGATCCGCTGGCACTTCCTGCCCGACTATCCGGTCTATCGCGAGGAGGTCCGCGTCGTCAGCGAGCGGGCGACGATCGAGCTCGAGTTCCCGGCGCCCTATCTGCTGCACGCCCCGACCGACCTGCGGATCGCCGAGCTTGCCGGGGGCAGCAGGCGCGATACGCGCGAACGGTCTGTCGCCGAGGCATTCGAGGAAGAGCTGCTGGCGTTCCACGCCCTGATCGTTGACGGACGCGCGCCAAAGGCCAGCGCCGTGGAGGGTCGCGCAGATATCGTGACCTCCCAGCGGATCGTGGCTCGCCATGCAGCCCAGACCGGCCTTCCGATCCAAACCGAGGCGTCACCCCTTGACTGA
- the ribD gene encoding bifunctional diaminohydroxyphosphoribosylaminopyrimidine deaminase/5-amino-6-(5-phosphoribosylamino)uracil reductase RibD, which translates to MGRALELAALGRGRTAPNPPVGAVVARDGQIVGEGYHVAAGTAHAETIALAEAGPLARDATLYVTLEPCCHHGRTPPCTEAIIAAGVAEVWYAVGDPDPRVAGSGHRALVAAGIRVEVGESEAAAGELLRGYLLRHRRGRPWVTAKFAMSLDGKIATHSGDARWISGEASRAHGHVLRDRSDAVIVGIGTVLVDDPRLTVRPMPADGRQPHRIVVDTRLRMPLDAALAGPELAAGTTVAFAAAGRGSTSDDAIEADRLSGPAPALAQAAAALEDRGLGLLGLPPDRSGRVNLRDLLAALGRRGYNEVLVEGGGELLAGFFALGLIDEVEACVAPLVIGGRGANTPVGGIGVERIDRAGRFEIVDLVRRDRDVWIVARPAGPPMEVANV; encoded by the coding sequence ATGGGACGAGCCCTCGAGCTCGCTGCCCTCGGGCGCGGCCGGACGGCCCCGAATCCTCCCGTCGGCGCCGTCGTCGCCCGGGACGGCCAGATCGTCGGCGAGGGATATCACGTTGCCGCCGGCACAGCTCACGCGGAGACGATCGCCCTGGCGGAGGCCGGTCCACTCGCCCGGGACGCCACCCTCTACGTCACGCTCGAGCCCTGCTGCCACCACGGCCGGACGCCTCCCTGTACGGAGGCGATCATCGCCGCGGGCGTCGCCGAGGTCTGGTATGCGGTCGGGGACCCGGATCCGCGCGTCGCGGGCAGCGGACACCGCGCCCTCGTCGCGGCCGGGATCCGAGTCGAGGTCGGCGAGTCGGAAGCGGCGGCCGGGGAGCTCCTGCGGGGGTACCTGCTCCGCCATCGGCGCGGTCGCCCGTGGGTCACCGCGAAATTCGCGATGAGCCTGGACGGCAAGATCGCGACTCACTCCGGCGACGCCCGCTGGATCAGCGGCGAAGCCTCGCGGGCGCACGGTCATGTGCTTCGGGATCGCTCGGACGCGGTGATCGTGGGCATCGGGACCGTGCTCGTCGACGACCCCCGCCTCACCGTGCGCCCGATGCCGGCCGATGGCCGCCAGCCCCATCGGATCGTCGTCGACACGCGGCTGCGGATGCCCCTCGATGCGGCGCTCGCCGGGCCTGAACTCGCCGCCGGGACGACGGTGGCCTTCGCGGCAGCGGGCCGCGGCTCGACGTCAGACGATGCGATCGAGGCGGACCGGTTGAGCGGTCCGGCACCGGCCCTCGCCCAAGCCGCCGCGGCGCTCGAGGATCGCGGCCTCGGCCTTCTCGGCCTCCCACCCGACCGATCGGGGCGCGTGAACCTCCGCGACCTCCTCGCTGCCCTCGGCCGGCGAGGCTACAACGAGGTGCTCGTCGAGGGTGGCGGCGAACTGCTGGCGGGGTTCTTCGCGCTTGGGCTCATCGATGAGGTAGAGGCCTGCGTGGCGCCGCTCGTGATCGGCGGCCGTGGGGCGAACACGCCGGTCGGCGGGATCGGCGTCGAGCGGATCGATCGGGCCGGCCGGTTCGAGATCGTCGATCTCGTCCGGCGGGATCGGGATGTCTGGATCGTGGCGCGCCCGGCCGGGCCGCCGATGGAGGTCGCGAATGTTTAG
- the ribA gene encoding GTP cyclohydrolase II: protein MFSGIVAGAGRVASLTSGEPGIRLIVHAPELLDDVVDGESVAVNGACLTAAGRPAPDELAFDLMPETLRRSNLGGLVAGDSVNLERSLRFGDRIGGHLVQGHIDGIAEVVSVVPEGDARLLRVRLREGRLARAIVEKGFVTVDGVSLTVVRSLPDGFVVSLVRTTLELTTLGAARPGTIVNVEVDLFARHLLDGAPAPRPLAAADGSPPGEGDPSVAITAALDALRAGRPVLVLDDEDRENEGDLVLAAEFATAEWLAFLIREAGGFVCVAMDGGRLDALDVPLMVDANTSRQGTAFTVSVDAATVSTGVSAAERAATVRTLIDPATRPADLVRPGHVFPLRAVDGGLRERRGHTEAAVELCRLAGLEPAAVIVEVMNPDGTMARRPELAAFAAANDLSLITVGDIAGFDDAAGEVRPQGRSVEARGSVVRVAESSLPTEHGRFRMIVYGAGDGLNDLALVLGQPDPDNALVRVHSECLTGDVLGSLRCDCGPQREQALATIAAAGSGILVYLRQEGRGIGLANKARAYALQDAGLDTVDANLALGFPADLRDYGRAAAILADLGVDRVCLLTNNPAKVQGLEAAGIRVLERRPLEVVPGQENAAYLATKRTRLGHLLETNR, encoded by the coding sequence ATGTTTAGCGGGATCGTCGCGGGGGCCGGCAGGGTCGCCTCTCTCACCTCGGGCGAGCCGGGGATCCGGCTCATCGTTCACGCCCCTGAGCTTCTCGACGACGTGGTCGACGGCGAGAGCGTGGCCGTCAACGGCGCCTGCCTGACCGCGGCCGGCCGCCCGGCCCCCGACGAGCTTGCCTTCGACCTGATGCCCGAGACGCTCCGACGCTCGAACCTCGGCGGGCTCGTCGCCGGCGACTCGGTCAATCTCGAACGGTCGCTGCGGTTCGGGGATCGGATCGGCGGCCACCTCGTCCAGGGGCACATCGACGGGATCGCGGAGGTCGTCTCGGTCGTTCCCGAGGGAGACGCTCGGCTGCTGCGGGTTCGCCTGCGGGAGGGTCGGCTCGCCCGCGCGATCGTCGAAAAAGGGTTCGTCACGGTCGACGGGGTGAGCCTGACCGTCGTCCGCTCGCTGCCCGACGGCTTCGTCGTCTCCCTGGTCCGGACGACGCTCGAGCTGACGACCCTCGGGGCGGCCAGGCCCGGTACGATCGTGAATGTCGAGGTCGACCTCTTCGCCCGCCACCTCCTCGATGGGGCGCCGGCACCCCGCCCGCTTGCCGCCGCGGATGGTTCGCCGCCGGGAGAGGGTGATCCATCCGTCGCGATCACCGCAGCGCTCGACGCGCTCCGGGCTGGGCGGCCGGTCCTCGTTCTCGATGACGAGGACCGCGAGAACGAGGGCGACCTCGTCCTCGCCGCCGAGTTCGCGACCGCCGAGTGGCTCGCGTTTCTCATCCGGGAGGCGGGCGGCTTCGTCTGCGTGGCGATGGACGGCGGGCGGCTCGACGCGCTCGATGTCCCGCTCATGGTCGACGCGAACACGTCGCGACAGGGAACCGCCTTCACCGTCAGTGTCGATGCCGCCACGGTGTCGACCGGCGTCTCCGCCGCCGAGCGGGCGGCGACCGTGCGCACGCTCATCGACCCCGCGACCAGGCCCGCCGATCTGGTGCGACCGGGCCACGTCTTCCCGCTCCGCGCCGTGGACGGGGGGTTGAGAGAGCGGCGAGGACACACCGAGGCCGCCGTCGAGCTCTGCCGGCTGGCCGGACTCGAACCCGCCGCGGTCATCGTGGAGGTGATGAATCCCGACGGCACGATGGCCCGGCGGCCAGAGCTGGCCGCGTTTGCGGCCGCCAACGATCTCTCGCTCATCACGGTCGGTGACATCGCCGGCTTCGACGACGCCGCGGGCGAGGTTCGGCCACAGGGCCGGTCGGTGGAGGCGCGAGGTTCGGTGGTCCGGGTCGCGGAGAGCTCGCTCCCGACCGAGCACGGGCGCTTCCGGATGATCGTCTATGGCGCCGGCGACGGGCTCAACGACCTCGCGCTCGTCCTCGGCCAGCCGGACCCGGACAACGCTCTCGTCCGGGTGCACTCCGAATGCCTCACCGGCGACGTCCTCGGCTCGCTTCGCTGTGACTGCGGCCCCCAGCGCGAGCAGGCGCTCGCGACGATCGCCGCAGCCGGGTCTGGGATCCTTGTCTACCTGCGCCAGGAGGGTCGCGGCATCGGGCTCGCGAACAAGGCCCGGGCCTACGCCCTCCAGGATGCCGGGCTCGATACGGTCGACGCGAACCTTGCGCTCGGATTCCCGGCGGACCTTCGTGACTACGGACGAGCGGCGGCGATCCTCGCCGATCTCGGGGTCGATCGGGTCTGCCTCCTCACGAACAACCCGGCGAAGGTGCAGGGCCTCGAGGCCGCCGGGATCCGCGTGCTCGAACGCCGCCCGCTCGAGGTGGTACCTGGGCAGGAGAACGCCGCCTACCTCGCGACGAAACGAACCCGCCTGGGCCATCTGCTGGAGACGAACCGATGA
- a CDS encoding NAD(+)/NADH kinase, giving the protein MTTHALVVGRLRKGRKIDDVVGEVERLLRDGGWKVTSRVVKRKRDLRRLARDGVKEHLDVVVVVGGDGAVLQVASSLAETSTALGIVPAGTGNLLAGNLRIPREPAAAARTLLSGRLRKIDLGRVTVDGVEHDFTVACGIGFDAKVMDATGTSQKIRWGKLAYLANAIGQTGHIHNAPHVITIDGVRTTTEAAQVFIANFGRMLPVVVPRRRIRGDDGLLDVIVVRASGPIPGLLAGWEALMQKDLGESAGGHVFRAQARSVEIESEPSRLVETDGSVVGKTPVSVSIRPGALTVIVPR; this is encoded by the coding sequence GTGACGACCCACGCCCTCGTCGTCGGGCGGCTTCGCAAGGGACGGAAGATCGACGACGTCGTCGGCGAGGTCGAGCGCCTGCTCCGCGATGGCGGATGGAAGGTGACGAGCCGCGTGGTGAAGCGCAAGCGGGACCTTCGCCGCCTGGCCCGTGACGGGGTGAAGGAGCACCTTGATGTCGTCGTCGTGGTCGGCGGGGACGGCGCCGTGCTCCAGGTCGCATCGTCGCTCGCGGAGACGAGCACGGCCCTCGGGATCGTCCCGGCCGGGACCGGGAATCTCCTTGCCGGCAACCTCAGGATCCCGCGAGAGCCCGCCGCCGCGGCGCGCACGCTCCTGAGCGGACGGCTCCGGAAGATCGACCTCGGACGGGTGACGGTCGATGGCGTGGAGCACGATTTCACCGTGGCCTGCGGCATCGGCTTCGATGCGAAGGTCATGGACGCCACCGGTACGAGCCAGAAGATCCGCTGGGGTAAGCTCGCCTATCTCGCCAACGCGATCGGCCAGACCGGGCACATCCATAACGCCCCGCATGTGATCACGATCGACGGCGTCCGCACCACCACCGAGGCGGCCCAGGTGTTCATCGCGAACTTCGGTCGGATGCTGCCGGTGGTCGTGCCTCGTCGCCGCATCCGCGGCGACGACGGCCTGCTCGACGTCATCGTCGTCCGCGCCTCCGGGCCGATCCCGGGCCTGCTCGCAGGATGGGAGGCCCTCATGCAGAAGGATCTCGGCGAGAGCGCCGGCGGTCATGTGTTCCGCGCCCAGGCCCGGTCCGTGGAGATCGAATCCGAGCCGAGCCGGCTTGTCGAAACCGATGGCAGCGTCGTCGGCAAGACACCGGTCAGCGTGTCGATCCGGCCCGGGGCTCTCACTGTCATCGTGCCCCGATGA
- a CDS encoding phosphatase PAP2 family protein: MSSRSVSRAWGAIALIGLAGFLLLLGLVGTRTVIPFDQPLLDLGRSFGRFADVWNLISNSANLPMIAIGVGLVLSLFLAHRRRDGILVIVVLAAVTAGSEGVKLLIARPRPPGSDTVVPGVVYSFPSGHVLEAVTILGIIALLVWRSGLPGWARAGLAIAVTIFVALVAVARVALNAHYPSDVLAGFLAGIAVLALFALLTAPRRRTPPRRDP; this comes from the coding sequence ATGAGCTCGAGATCCGTCTCCCGCGCCTGGGGCGCGATCGCGCTGATCGGCCTCGCCGGGTTCCTCCTGCTCCTGGGGCTCGTCGGTACCCGGACCGTCATCCCGTTCGATCAGCCGCTTCTCGACCTCGGCCGGAGCTTCGGCCGCTTCGCCGACGTCTGGAACCTGATCTCGAACTCCGCCAACCTGCCGATGATCGCGATCGGGGTGGGCCTCGTGCTGTCCCTGTTCCTCGCCCATCGTCGCCGTGACGGCATCCTCGTTATCGTCGTGCTGGCGGCGGTGACGGCCGGCAGCGAGGGCGTCAAGCTGCTCATCGCCCGGCCCCGGCCGCCGGGCAGCGATACGGTCGTCCCGGGGGTCGTGTACAGCTTCCCCTCGGGCCACGTCCTCGAGGCGGTCACGATCCTCGGGATCATCGCCCTCCTCGTCTGGCGGAGCGGGCTGCCGGGCTGGGCCCGGGCGGGCCTCGCGATCGCCGTCACGATCTTCGTCGCCCTCGTTGCCGTGGCCCGGGTGGCCCTCAACGCCCACTATCCGAGCGACGTGCTCGCCGGGTTCCTCGCCGGCATCGCCGTGCTCGCGCTCTTCGCCCTGCTCACCGCCCCGCGGCGGCGGACGCCCCCAAGGCGGGACCCCTGA